A DNA window from Siniperca chuatsi isolate FFG_IHB_CAS linkage group LG6, ASM2008510v1, whole genome shotgun sequence contains the following coding sequences:
- the cbr4 gene encoding carbonyl reductase family member 4 isoform X1, producing the protein MSRLAVVCGGSRGIGKAVSRLLAERGCRLAVVSRNEDAARSTVASLRGADHVALSCDVSKEQEVQKTFETIQNTCGNISYLVNAAGINRPLCVCVCLFRDALLLRTKPEDMLALLHTNLLGTMLTCRAALRSMLHTQGAAIVNIGSVVGLKGNAGQCVYSASKAGLEGFTRSLAKEVASRNVRVNLLAPGFIRTDMTAGLKEEDGLRSIPLGRFGVPEEVAQAVLFLLESSYITGQVLVVDGGLQLVM; encoded by the exons ATGTCCAGGCTGGCAGTGGTGTGCGGGGGCTCCAGGGGCATTGGGAAGGCTGTGTCCCGCCTGCTGGCAGAGAGGGGCTGCAGGTTGGCTGTTGTCTCCAGGAACGAAGATGCTGCCCGCTCCACTGTGGCATCACTACGTGGAG CTGACCACGTGGCTCTCAGCTGTGATGTCTCTAAAGAGCAGGAGGTGCAGAAAACCTTTGAGACGATCCAGAACACCTGTGGAAACATCTCTTATCTTGTGAACGCAGCTGGCATCAACAG accactgtgtgtgtgtgtttgtttgttcaggGATGCTCTGTTACTGAGGACCAAGCCGGAGGACATGTTGGCTCTGCTTCACACCAACCTGCTGGGCACCATGCTGACCTGCAGGGCAGCACTGCGCAGCATGCTGCACACCCAGGGAGcagccattgttaatatag GCTCTGTTGTGGGCCTGAAAGGGAACGCCGGCCAGTGTGTCTACAGTGCCAGTAAAGCCGGTCTAGAGGGCTTCACCCGATCTTTGGCTAAAGAAGTCGCTTCACGCAATGTCAGAGTTAACCTGCTGGCTCCAG GTTTCATCCGCACCGACATGACCGCAGGGCTGAAGGAGGAAGACGGGTTGCGCTCTATCCCACTGGGGAGATTTGGTGTGCCGGAGGAGGTCGCCCAGGCTGTCCTCTTCCTTTTGGAGTCTTCCTACATTACAGGACAGGTGCTGGTGGTGGATGGAGGACTGCAGCTGGTCATGTAG
- the cbr4 gene encoding carbonyl reductase family member 4 isoform X2 → MSRLAVVCGGSRGIGKAVSRLLAERGCRLAVVSRNEDAARSTVASLRGADHVALSCDVSKEQEVQKTFETIQNTCGNISYLVNAAGINRDALLLRTKPEDMLALLHTNLLGTMLTCRAALRSMLHTQGAAIVNIGSVVGLKGNAGQCVYSASKAGLEGFTRSLAKEVASRNVRVNLLAPGFIRTDMTAGLKEEDGLRSIPLGRFGVPEEVAQAVLFLLESSYITGQVLVVDGGLQLVM, encoded by the exons ATGTCCAGGCTGGCAGTGGTGTGCGGGGGCTCCAGGGGCATTGGGAAGGCTGTGTCCCGCCTGCTGGCAGAGAGGGGCTGCAGGTTGGCTGTTGTCTCCAGGAACGAAGATGCTGCCCGCTCCACTGTGGCATCACTACGTGGAG CTGACCACGTGGCTCTCAGCTGTGATGTCTCTAAAGAGCAGGAGGTGCAGAAAACCTTTGAGACGATCCAGAACACCTGTGGAAACATCTCTTATCTTGTGAACGCAGCTGGCATCAACAG gGATGCTCTGTTACTGAGGACCAAGCCGGAGGACATGTTGGCTCTGCTTCACACCAACCTGCTGGGCACCATGCTGACCTGCAGGGCAGCACTGCGCAGCATGCTGCACACCCAGGGAGcagccattgttaatatag GCTCTGTTGTGGGCCTGAAAGGGAACGCCGGCCAGTGTGTCTACAGTGCCAGTAAAGCCGGTCTAGAGGGCTTCACCCGATCTTTGGCTAAAGAAGTCGCTTCACGCAATGTCAGAGTTAACCTGCTGGCTCCAG GTTTCATCCGCACCGACATGACCGCAGGGCTGAAGGAGGAAGACGGGTTGCGCTCTATCCCACTGGGGAGATTTGGTGTGCCGGAGGAGGTCGCCCAGGCTGTCCTCTTCCTTTTGGAGTCTTCCTACATTACAGGACAGGTGCTGGTGGTGGATGGAGGACTGCAGCTGGTCATGTAG